One Kaistella polysaccharea DNA segment encodes these proteins:
- the glk gene encoding glucokinase, with translation MEKSIKISLPDVSAATLPMAYPSRKNSLPESGIFLAGDVGGTKTDLALFQIQDGKLVSIKNQRFATTDHESFIEAIQTFHGDKISTINSACLGVAGVVEGNKVKGVNFEWEIDASKLESELNIKRVFLINDLQANAYGLSALKNSEFETVLKGESGKGNAAIISPGTGLGEAIMYWDGSHYHPYATEGGHCSFSPSDDLDMEFWKFLRLKFDHISWERVLSGQGIHNIYKFLRKYRAIKEPDWLTEKFKIEDAPKVISSAALERNDIICAETLKLFVKYLAVESAQLALKSKATGGIYIGGGIAPKILDLIDKKEFYKNFINVGRLDNLLKTIPVKIVLNDHTALMGAAYYAAMGTMH, from the coding sequence ATGGAAAAGTCTATAAAAATATCCCTACCTGATGTTTCAGCTGCAACTTTACCCATGGCTTATCCGTCCCGGAAAAACAGTTTGCCTGAATCTGGAATTTTTTTAGCAGGCGATGTTGGTGGAACTAAAACCGATCTTGCATTATTTCAAATACAAGATGGAAAATTAGTTTCGATTAAAAACCAGCGTTTTGCCACGACGGATCACGAGTCTTTCATCGAAGCGATTCAAACTTTTCACGGCGATAAAATTTCTACGATTAATTCGGCTTGTTTAGGCGTCGCCGGTGTGGTTGAGGGAAATAAGGTGAAAGGTGTAAATTTTGAGTGGGAAATCGATGCCTCAAAATTAGAATCCGAATTGAACATTAAACGGGTTTTTTTAATTAATGATCTACAAGCTAATGCATACGGACTTTCTGCGCTAAAGAATTCAGAATTTGAAACGGTGTTAAAAGGTGAGAGCGGAAAGGGAAATGCAGCAATAATTTCTCCTGGAACAGGCCTCGGCGAAGCAATAATGTATTGGGACGGTTCTCATTACCATCCTTATGCGACAGAAGGTGGACATTGTAGTTTCAGTCCATCTGACGACTTGGATATGGAATTCTGGAAGTTTTTAAGATTGAAATTTGACCATATCAGTTGGGAAAGAGTCCTTTCTGGTCAAGGCATTCACAATATTTATAAATTTTTGCGTAAGTACAGGGCGATAAAAGAACCGGATTGGCTGACAGAAAAGTTTAAAATTGAAGACGCACCAAAAGTTATATCTTCCGCAGCTTTAGAACGCAATGATATAATATGTGCTGAAACGCTGAAATTATTCGTGAAATATCTCGCCGTAGAATCAGCACAACTTGCTTTAAAATCTAAAGCAACTGGTGGAATTTACATTGGCGGCGGAATCGCTCCGAAGATTTTAGATTTAATTGATAAAAAAGAGTTTTATAAAAACTTTATCAACGTGGGTCGATTGGACAATCTCTTAAAAACCATTCCTGTAAAAATTGTTCTTAATGACCATACCGCTCTAATGGGTGCAGCTTATTATGCTGCGATGGGAACTATGCATTAA
- the gndA gene encoding NADP-dependent phosphogluconate dehydrogenase gives MNENRNQNAFGMIGLGTMGSNLLQNIADHGYACAGYDNNAKTVQKLNDLKNENIHGFSDLKEFTNSLKSPKVVMMLVPAGEIVDSVIKELLTVLDKGDIIIDGGNSHFTDTERRYLELEKQGYHFVGMGVSGGEEGARRGPSMMPGGDKEAYEIIKPILEKIAAHVNGEPTVAFMGERSAGHFVKMVHNGIEYAIMQLLSESYEIMKRGLQMENNEIHEVFQKWNKGRLKSYLVEITSDIFAYKNEGETDLLLDSIRDQAKAKGTGKWTSQAAMDLHLPTPIIDIAVSMRDLSSLKELRVEASKIYPDSTEMPYNTNNEKYCIELEKAFYFAMVSAYAQGMHLLYSANQEFKYNLNLDIIAKIWRGGCIIRSEFLEDIYAAFNKNPNLKHLMLDGKVAESLRKSIPATRSVISDATLHGISTPAFSASLTYFDNFRNENMPTNLIQAQRDYFGSHTYELKAKEGVFHTKWVMENIKE, from the coding sequence ATGAACGAAAATAGAAATCAAAACGCTTTTGGAATGATCGGTTTAGGAACAATGGGTTCCAACCTTTTACAAAATATTGCAGACCACGGATATGCTTGCGCAGGTTATGATAACAATGCGAAAACGGTCCAAAAACTTAATGATCTAAAAAATGAGAATATCCATGGGTTTTCTGATTTGAAAGAATTTACGAATAGTCTTAAAAGTCCAAAAGTTGTCATGATGTTGGTTCCTGCAGGCGAAATTGTGGACAGCGTGATTAAAGAATTATTGACCGTTTTAGATAAAGGTGACATCATCATCGATGGTGGAAATTCACATTTTACAGATACAGAAAGACGTTATTTAGAATTGGAAAAACAAGGTTATCATTTTGTCGGAATGGGTGTCTCCGGCGGTGAAGAAGGCGCTCGAAGAGGTCCGAGTATGATGCCGGGTGGAGATAAAGAAGCTTACGAAATTATAAAACCGATTCTCGAAAAAATTGCAGCTCACGTAAATGGCGAACCGACGGTTGCTTTTATGGGAGAACGTTCTGCGGGTCATTTTGTAAAAATGGTTCATAACGGAATTGAATATGCGATCATGCAATTGCTTTCTGAGTCTTATGAAATCATGAAGAGAGGTCTTCAAATGGAAAATAATGAAATTCATGAAGTCTTTCAGAAATGGAATAAAGGAAGATTAAAATCCTATTTAGTAGAAATTACCAGTGATATTTTTGCTTATAAAAATGAGGGAGAAACAGACCTTTTGTTAGACAGTATTCGCGATCAGGCGAAAGCAAAAGGTACCGGAAAATGGACTTCTCAGGCGGCGATGGATTTACATCTTCCAACGCCAATTATAGATATCGCCGTTTCTATGCGCGATTTATCCAGCTTAAAAGAGTTACGGGTGGAAGCTTCTAAAATATATCCGGATTCTACTGAAATGCCTTACAATACCAACAATGAAAAGTACTGCATTGAATTAGAAAAAGCCTTTTATTTTGCCATGGTTTCTGCGTATGCACAGGGAATGCATTTGTTATATTCAGCAAATCAGGAATTTAAATACAATCTAAATTTAGATATTATTGCAAAAATATGGCGCGGTGGCTGTATTATTAGGTCTGAATTTTTGGAGGATATTTACGCTGCTTTTAATAAAAATCCGAATCTGAAACATTTGATGCTAGATGGTAAAGTCGCAGAAAGCCTTAGAAAAAGTATACCTGCAACTCGTTCTGTAATATCAGATGCCACACTTCACGGAATTTCGACACCGGCATTTTCTGCATCACTTACGTATTTTGATAATTTCAGAAACGAAAATATGCCGACCAATCTCATACAAGCTCAACGTGACTATTTCGGTTCGCATACTTATGAACTCAAAGCGAAAGAAGGCGTTTTCCACACCAAATGGGTCATGGAAAATATTAAAGAATAA
- a CDS encoding HAD family hydrolase: MNDFDTSKIKVVFMDIGGVLLTNGWDHESREKAAEVFSFDYTEMNILHNFIYNVFEIGSISLDEYLDTILFNQPRDFLKEDFKQFMFDQSVELPQFLNWSKSWKKQTDLAVFALSNENNELNDYRIKKFKLHDLFDGFFSSCYLGMRKPDPRIYKRAMEIAQVEPDECIYLDDRPMLVQVAKKLGMNSILHQDFETSKNILENFIRN; this comes from the coding sequence ATGAACGATTTTGATACTTCAAAAATTAAGGTGGTCTTCATGGATATCGGCGGAGTTTTATTAACCAATGGTTGGGATCATGAGTCAAGGGAAAAGGCGGCGGAAGTTTTTAGCTTTGATTATACCGAAATGAATATCCTTCATAATTTCATTTACAACGTTTTTGAAATCGGCAGTATTTCCTTGGATGAATATTTAGATACCATTTTATTTAATCAACCACGAGATTTTTTGAAAGAGGATTTTAAACAATTTATGTTTGACCAATCTGTCGAATTGCCTCAATTTCTTAACTGGTCGAAATCTTGGAAAAAACAAACTGATTTAGCAGTGTTCGCGCTCAGTAATGAAAATAATGAACTCAACGATTACCGAATTAAGAAATTTAAATTGCACGATCTTTTCGATGGATTTTTCTCCTCCTGTTATTTAGGGATGCGAAAACCAGATCCCAGAATTTATAAAAGGGCCATGGAAATCGCGCAGGTTGAACCCGATGAATGTATTTATCTCGATGACCGACCGATGTTGGTTCAAGTCGCGAAGAAATTGGGAATGAACAGTATTCTTCACCAGGATTTTGAAACATCAAAAAATATTTTAGAAAACTTTATAAGAAATTAA
- a CDS encoding NAD(P)/FAD-dependent oxidoreductase, whose product MKKVDYIIVGDGYAALFFAHQLIKHQKSFVLFSAMEKSASQISAGVVNPLVLKKFTTFWLAAEQIEFLTKTLAEIEKYTGHNYLISENIHRIFHDEKEKELWLSKSETEELSQFLNDDFENLENIINPFGTGSVNKSARLNVDAFFGDFRNYFQQNEHLIQEKFDYSQISVKRYKDFTFKNIVFCEGMGVTQNPFFCHIPLIPNKGHHLKVKLSAKINNQYTIKKKHFLFPLNDELHYYGGTYDPNERDNEVDDFATQQLKDGLSEFYPHQFEVVEVNYGFRPTVKDRRPILGNHAEHSDYFIFNGLGARGILNGCYFSEELFQHIENGKELMKEVDLKRFENPKFIRF is encoded by the coding sequence GTGAAAAAGGTTGATTATATTATTGTGGGTGATGGCTATGCAGCTCTATTTTTTGCACATCAACTTATTAAACATCAAAAATCTTTTGTTCTATTTTCCGCTATGGAAAAAAGTGCCTCTCAAATTTCAGCAGGCGTTGTAAATCCATTGGTTTTAAAAAAGTTTACCACTTTTTGGTTGGCAGCAGAACAGATTGAGTTTCTTACGAAAACATTAGCGGAAATTGAAAAGTATACCGGCCATAATTATTTAATTTCAGAAAATATTCACCGAATTTTCCACGATGAAAAGGAAAAGGAGCTCTGGCTTTCGAAATCAGAGACCGAAGAATTAAGTCAATTTCTAAATGATGATTTTGAGAATCTGGAAAACATTATAAATCCGTTCGGAACAGGTTCTGTAAATAAATCAGCACGATTAAATGTAGATGCATTTTTTGGCGATTTCCGAAACTACTTTCAACAAAATGAGCATTTAATTCAAGAAAAGTTTGACTACTCCCAAATTTCTGTCAAAAGATATAAAGATTTTACTTTCAAAAATATTGTGTTCTGCGAGGGCATGGGCGTCACCCAAAATCCTTTCTTTTGCCATATTCCCCTAATTCCAAATAAAGGACATCACTTGAAAGTAAAACTTTCAGCCAAAATAAATAATCAGTATACCATAAAGAAAAAACATTTTCTCTTTCCGCTTAATGACGAGTTGCATTACTACGGCGGAACCTATGACCCGAATGAACGTGATAATGAAGTTGATGATTTTGCAACGCAACAACTTAAAGATGGACTTTCAGAATTTTACCCACATCAATTTGAAGTGGTAGAAGTAAATTATGGTTTTCGACCAACGGTGAAAGACCGTCGCCCCATCTTAGGAAATCACGCCGAACATTCTGACTATTTTATTTTTAATGGTTTGGGTGCTCGTGGAATTCTAAATGGGTGTTACTTTTCCGAGGAACTGTTTCAGCATATAGAAAATGGCAAAGAGTTAATGAAGGAAGTTGATTTGAAGCGTTTTGAAAATCCTAAATTCATTAGGTTTTAA
- a CDS encoding glucose 1-dehydrogenase, with the protein MDTSKLFDLTGKTAIVTGGAGGIGKACCEMLAAFGANVVVSDYNLEAAKETSKSINDTGGKSIAIDCNVLEDDALVNLVDKTIEHFSSIEILVNNVGGGGAGKESPYDIDVAQFKKVFDMNVFSMWRLCQLVAPHMGKAGYGSIINMSSMASINKSPAISAYASSKAAINHMTRNLAYDYGPANIRVNAIGPGATRTAALSTVLTPELEKAMLKHTPIHRLGEAEDIAGVVLYFAAPISSWTSGQVIFINGGGEQTLDM; encoded by the coding sequence ATGGATACTTCAAAATTATTTGATTTAACAGGAAAGACAGCCATCGTTACAGGTGGTGCAGGTGGGATTGGAAAAGCATGTTGCGAAATGTTGGCAGCGTTCGGGGCTAACGTGGTCGTCTCAGATTATAATTTGGAAGCGGCAAAAGAAACTTCAAAATCAATTAATGATACTGGCGGAAAATCAATTGCGATTGATTGTAATGTCTTGGAAGACGACGCGCTCGTCAATTTAGTAGATAAAACGATTGAACATTTTAGCAGCATCGAAATTTTGGTCAACAATGTTGGTGGAGGAGGTGCCGGAAAAGAAAGTCCGTACGATATCGACGTTGCACAATTCAAAAAAGTGTTTGATATGAACGTTTTCAGTATGTGGAGACTGTGCCAGTTGGTTGCGCCACACATGGGGAAGGCGGGTTATGGCAGTATTATCAATATGTCATCAATGGCATCCATTAACAAAAGTCCAGCGATTAGTGCCTACGCTTCATCCAAAGCAGCGATCAATCACATGACCAGAAATTTGGCGTATGATTACGGTCCAGCCAATATTCGTGTCAATGCAATCGGACCTGGAGCAACGCGAACTGCTGCGTTAAGTACCGTCTTAACTCCAGAATTAGAAAAAGCAATGTTGAAACATACACCGATTCACAGATTAGGTGAGGCCGAAGATATTGCAGGAGTTGTTTTATATTTTGCTGCACCTATATCTAGTTGGACCAGTGGACAAGTTATTTTCATCAATGGAGGAGGAGAACAGACTTTGGATATGTGA
- the tkt gene encoding transketolase — translation METKNLIQKAIDTVRVLSADAVQKANSGHPGTPMALAPLGHVLWSEVMKYNPKNPEWINRDRFILSCGHACMLQYSFLHLTGYALTLDDIKNFRQLHSITPGHPEYGLTPGIEVTTGPLGQGFANGVGMAIAQQYMAKRYNQPDFNIFDYHIYAICSDGDLMEGVSAEAASLAGHLGLGNMIYFYDSNHITIEGDTDITFEEDVSKRFEAYGWHVQNLPDINDLEALNAAIKNAKDEINRPSLIKVRSIIGYGSPNKEDTAAAHGSPLGKDEVRLVKENFGFDPDKSFIIPEEVADFYKKAGEKAAKNETDWNELYKNYKERHPDLAKEYEEISSGKLPEGWQKKLPVFEAGEDLATRKASGKTLNAIAEYFPQLIGGSADLAPSTDTHLDDYKSFSPKHRDGRNFHFGIREHAMGAVLNGMALSNYLIPYGATFLIFSDYMRPPLRLASIMKIRPIMVYTHDSIGLGEDGTTHQPIEQLIGLRTVPNMTVIRPADANETAQAWRVAIEHKDGPVCIVLTRQGIPIIDQKKYASAKNLEKGAYILSDSEGEPDVILIATGSEVHLIMQAQDELKKENINARVVSMPCWNLFDQQSTEYREKVFPKKIRKRLAIEAGSPVGWLKYITDDGDVIGIEKFGESAPAEQIFEEYGFTVENVVKSARNLLLKND, via the coding sequence ATGGAAACTAAAAATTTAATTCAAAAAGCCATTGATACCGTCAGAGTTTTATCCGCCGATGCAGTGCAGAAAGCCAATTCCGGACATCCTGGAACTCCGATGGCTTTAGCTCCCTTAGGTCATGTTTTATGGTCGGAAGTCATGAAGTATAATCCGAAAAATCCCGAGTGGATTAATCGAGATCGTTTTATTCTCTCCTGTGGGCATGCTTGTATGTTGCAATACAGTTTTTTGCATTTGACGGGTTATGCACTTACCCTTGATGATATTAAAAATTTCCGTCAACTTCACAGCATTACTCCTGGTCATCCGGAATATGGATTAACTCCCGGAATTGAAGTGACGACTGGACCTTTAGGGCAAGGTTTTGCAAACGGAGTCGGAATGGCAATCGCTCAGCAATATATGGCGAAACGTTACAACCAACCCGATTTTAATATTTTCGATTATCATATTTATGCAATTTGTAGCGACGGTGATTTAATGGAAGGAGTTTCCGCAGAAGCAGCTTCTTTAGCAGGTCATCTCGGCTTGGGAAATATGATTTATTTCTACGACAGCAATCATATTACCATTGAAGGCGATACTGATATAACTTTTGAAGAAGATGTTTCCAAAAGATTTGAAGCTTACGGATGGCATGTTCAAAACCTTCCCGATATTAACGATTTAGAAGCACTGAATGCCGCCATTAAAAATGCGAAGGATGAAATAAACCGTCCTTCCTTAATAAAAGTTCGAAGTATTATCGGCTACGGAAGTCCGAATAAAGAAGATACCGCCGCGGCTCACGGTTCGCCACTGGGAAAAGATGAAGTGCGCTTGGTGAAAGAAAATTTCGGCTTTGATCCGGATAAAAGTTTTATCATTCCCGAAGAGGTTGCCGATTTTTACAAGAAAGCAGGAGAGAAAGCCGCGAAGAACGAAACTGACTGGAACGAGCTCTATAAAAATTATAAAGAACGCCATCCAGATTTAGCCAAAGAATATGAAGAGATCAGTTCTGGAAAATTACCGGAAGGTTGGCAGAAAAAACTTCCTGTGTTTGAAGCTGGAGAAGATTTGGCTACCAGAAAAGCTTCCGGAAAAACATTGAATGCCATCGCAGAATATTTTCCACAACTTATTGGTGGTTCTGCGGATTTAGCACCTTCTACAGATACTCATCTTGATGATTACAAATCATTCTCTCCAAAACATCGTGATGGAAGAAATTTCCACTTTGGAATCCGGGAACATGCAATGGGTGCGGTTTTGAACGGAATGGCTCTCAGTAATTATCTAATTCCTTACGGCGCAACATTTTTAATTTTTTCTGATTATATGCGTCCGCCACTTCGATTGGCATCCATTATGAAAATCCGGCCGATCATGGTTTATACGCATGACAGCATTGGTTTGGGAGAAGACGGAACTACGCATCAACCGATCGAACAACTGATTGGATTACGCACCGTTCCCAACATGACAGTCATTCGTCCCGCCGATGCAAATGAAACGGCTCAAGCTTGGCGCGTTGCCATCGAACACAAAGATGGTCCAGTTTGCATTGTTTTAACTCGACAGGGAATTCCGATCATCGACCAGAAAAAATACGCGAGTGCAAAAAATTTGGAAAAAGGCGCCTACATTCTTTCAGATTCAGAGGGAGAACCAGATGTAATACTCATCGCAACAGGTTCAGAAGTTCACCTAATTATGCAAGCGCAGGACGAACTCAAAAAAGAAAATATCAATGCAAGAGTTGTAAGCATGCCATGTTGGAATCTATTCGACCAGCAAAGCACAGAATATCGAGAAAAAGTTTTTCCGAAAAAAATTAGGAAACGTTTGGCGATAGAAGCTGGTTCTCCTGTTGGCTGGCTGAAATATATAACCGATGATGGAGATGTTATCGGAATAGAAAAATTTGGTGAGTCCGCACCAGCTGAACAAATATTCGAGGAGTACGGATTCACTGTAGAAAATGTCGTGAAAAGCGCACGGAATTTGCTTTTAAAGAACGACTAA
- the zwf gene encoding glucose-6-phosphate dehydrogenase: protein MLKTLNKKSDPTIFIIFGGTGDLTKRKIMPALYNLFLAGYLPVNFAIIGTSSSKMTDEKYSNELLDAVNEFSRNGKTKKEDWTKFASHIGFQDADITDPNAFKPFGKLIEKYKKEWKETPSIIYYCAVAPHFFCTIAENITKAKLENDLDTTRIIIEKPFGTDLGSAQELNKKLLSIFDEKQIYRIDHYLGKEVVQNIMAFRFANSIMEPLWNRNHVEHVQISVTEQIGIGSRGKYFEGAGILRDMIQNHLLQLLCIIAMEPPTNFNADEVRDRKVDVLKAMRKIETGKIESMSARGQYSSGWIEGKEVLGYREEENVDPDSNTETYAAMKLHIDNWRWQGVPFYLRTGKRLFKSASIITIQFKEIPHNIFVSEESGAPKQNRLVISIQPDMAIRFQLQSKVPGLEMNLNTVDVVFDYAGNTKSDSPEAYETLLLDAITGDQTLFMRADQVEVAWKLIMPILNYWEKNKAQNFPNYSADSWGPENAEALIAKDGYHWFNLPDKNKKE, encoded by the coding sequence ATGCTAAAGACTTTAAATAAAAAATCAGATCCTACTATTTTCATTATTTTCGGTGGAACGGGCGATCTCACGAAGCGCAAAATAATGCCTGCGCTTTATAACCTTTTTCTAGCAGGTTATTTGCCAGTCAATTTTGCGATTATCGGAACTTCATCAAGTAAAATGACCGATGAAAAGTACAGTAATGAATTACTTGATGCAGTAAACGAGTTTTCTAGAAATGGAAAAACCAAAAAAGAAGACTGGACAAAATTTGCTTCTCATATTGGTTTTCAGGATGCTGATATCACGGACCCTAACGCATTTAAACCCTTTGGAAAACTGATTGAAAAATATAAAAAGGAGTGGAAGGAAACGCCGTCAATTATTTACTATTGTGCGGTCGCACCTCATTTTTTCTGTACGATTGCGGAGAATATTACGAAAGCTAAACTTGAAAACGATCTCGATACAACTAGAATAATTATTGAAAAACCGTTCGGGACTGATTTAGGATCTGCACAGGAACTCAATAAAAAATTGCTCAGTATTTTTGATGAAAAGCAGATTTACCGTATCGATCATTATTTGGGTAAAGAAGTAGTACAAAATATCATGGCTTTCCGTTTTGCCAATTCGATTATGGAGCCCCTTTGGAATCGAAATCATGTGGAGCACGTGCAAATATCGGTAACAGAGCAAATTGGGATTGGCAGCAGAGGTAAATATTTTGAAGGTGCCGGTATTCTGCGGGATATGATTCAAAATCATCTTCTACAATTGTTATGCATCATCGCTATGGAACCGCCAACCAACTTTAATGCAGACGAAGTACGTGACCGAAAAGTGGATGTGCTAAAAGCAATGAGAAAAATTGAAACGGGCAAAATTGAAAGTATGTCTGCGCGGGGACAATACAGCTCTGGATGGATCGAAGGCAAAGAAGTTTTAGGTTATCGGGAAGAAGAGAATGTGGATCCAGATTCTAATACAGAAACTTATGCAGCCATGAAACTTCATATTGATAATTGGCGTTGGCAAGGTGTTCCTTTTTATTTGCGAACAGGGAAACGTCTTTTTAAATCTGCTTCCATTATTACAATTCAATTTAAAGAAATTCCGCACAATATTTTTGTGTCAGAAGAGTCGGGCGCACCGAAGCAAAATAGATTGGTCATCAGCATTCAACCTGATATGGCCATTCGTTTTCAATTGCAGAGCAAAGTTCCGGGGTTGGAAATGAATTTAAATACCGTTGATGTCGTTTTCGATTATGCAGGAAATACGAAATCAGATTCTCCCGAAGCGTATGAAACGCTTTTACTGGATGCGATTACTGGAGATCAAACATTGTTTATGCGAGCCGATCAGGTAGAGGTGGCTTGGAAACTGATTATGCCAATTCTTAATTACTGGGAAAAAAATAAGGCACAAAATTTTCCAAATTATTCTGCAGATTCCTGGGGTCCCGAAAATGCAGAAGCCTTAATTGCAAAGGATGGTTATCATTGGTTTAATCTCCCTGATAAAAATAAAAAGGAATAA
- the tal gene encoding transaldolase yields MNPLNKIRNLGQSIWLDLLDREIMTSGKLQSLIDNDDLRGLTSNPSIFEKAISGSSDYDEDIVKLAQKETDNSAIFFDLAIDDIQKAADIFKPVYDSTGGKDGFVSLEVSPYLARDTDGTIEQARELWKRVGRKNVMIKIPGTKEGLIAIRECLREGININVTLLFGLPRYREITEAFMGGLEDRLAEGNSIKDVASVASFFLSRIDVMVDPMLKENGADDLVGKVAIASAKKAYQIYQEMIESDRFKKLEESGAQRQRVLYASTGTKDPSFSDVLYVESIIGKDTINTLPIETIDAFRDHGNAEETLTTNIDEANNTMDELKEKGIDIDKITQKLENEGIEKFNQAYEKLIKSIDSQRRKL; encoded by the coding sequence ATGAATCCATTAAATAAAATAAGAAACTTAGGACAAAGTATTTGGCTCGATTTACTAGACCGCGAAATTATGACGTCGGGCAAATTGCAAAGTCTCATCGATAATGATGACCTGCGCGGATTGACCTCCAATCCTTCCATTTTTGAAAAAGCCATCAGTGGAAGTTCAGATTATGATGAAGATATTGTAAAACTGGCGCAAAAAGAAACTGATAATTCAGCAATATTTTTCGATCTGGCCATTGACGATATTCAAAAAGCTGCAGATATTTTCAAACCAGTTTATGATAGTACCGGGGGCAAAGATGGTTTTGTAAGTTTAGAAGTTTCCCCTTATTTGGCGAGAGATACCGACGGAACCATCGAACAGGCGAGAGAACTTTGGAAAAGAGTCGGCCGTAAAAATGTGATGATCAAAATTCCTGGAACTAAAGAAGGTTTAATCGCAATCCGCGAATGTTTGCGAGAAGGAATTAACATTAATGTCACTTTGCTTTTCGGACTTCCACGTTATCGGGAAATTACCGAAGCTTTTATGGGTGGGCTTGAAGATCGATTGGCAGAAGGTAACTCAATAAAAGATGTCGCTTCAGTAGCGAGTTTTTTTCTCAGTAGAATAGATGTCATGGTTGATCCAATGCTAAAGGAAAATGGCGCAGATGATTTAGTTGGAAAAGTCGCAATCGCATCTGCGAAAAAAGCATATCAAATTTATCAGGAGATGATTGAAAGCGATCGCTTTAAAAAATTGGAAGAAAGCGGCGCCCAAAGACAACGCGTTCTTTATGCAAGTACAGGTACAAAAGATCCGTCCTTCAGCGATGTGCTTTATGTGGAAAGCATCATCGGAAAAGACACCATCAATACTTTGCCTATAGAAACTATCGATGCTTTCCGCGATCATGGAAATGCCGAAGAAACTTTGACAACCAATATCGACGAAGCAAATAATACGATGGACGAATTAAAAGAAAAAGGAATCGATATCGATAAAATTACGCAGAAACTTGAAAATGAAGGAATTGAAAAATTCAATCAGGCTTATGAAAAATTGATCAAAAGTATCGACAGTCAAAGACGAAAACTATAA
- the pgl gene encoding 6-phosphogluconolactonase: MKINIYKTPNELNHALAQTICHASELAIKKRGQFNLVLSGGSSPQNLYKLLASKAYHNKIAWNKTYFFFGDERFVAENDPQRNSLMIKEILLEPLKIPKSHIFNMDTTGTPEETAKKYAELIESHFRNKPIEFDFNLLGLGDNSHTASLFPNTSVLKETEATIKSVFVEEVDMYRITMTAPLINQSRNIAFLVFGKGKADAVFHVLEDQAASAMKYPARLITKDDKKVQWFLDSAAASRL; the protein is encoded by the coding sequence ATGAAAATAAATATTTACAAAACTCCAAATGAATTGAACCACGCCTTGGCGCAAACTATTTGTCATGCTTCTGAGTTAGCGATTAAAAAAAGGGGGCAGTTTAATTTGGTGCTTTCTGGCGGAAGTTCTCCACAGAACCTCTACAAATTATTGGCTTCAAAAGCCTATCACAACAAAATCGCCTGGAATAAAACCTATTTTTTCTTTGGCGACGAACGTTTTGTTGCAGAGAATGATCCTCAGCGAAATTCCCTCATGATAAAAGAAATTTTACTTGAACCTTTAAAAATTCCAAAATCCCATATTTTTAATATGGATACTACAGGAACTCCTGAAGAAACTGCGAAAAAATATGCTGAATTAATCGAATCACATTTCCGGAACAAACCGATTGAGTTTGATTTTAATCTTTTAGGTTTAGGAGATAATTCACATACGGCGTCACTTTTCCCGAATACTTCTGTTTTAAAAGAAACAGAGGCAACCATTAAATCAGTATTCGTCGAAGAAGTAGACATGTACAGAATCACGATGACCGCACCTTTAATTAATCAGAGCAGAAATATTGCATTTTTGGTTTTCGGAAAAGGAAAAGCAGATGCAGTATTTCATGTTTTAGAAGATCAGGCTGCATCAGCAATGAAATATCCGGCACGGTTAATTACAAAAGATGACAAGAAAGTTCAGTGGTTTTTAGATAGCGCTGCAGCTTCTCGATTGTAG
- a CDS encoding RpiB/LacA/LacB family sugar-phosphate isomerase produces MSNETLKIGICADHGGFELKERIISFLKDNNFQPVDFGAKELDNADDFPDYVIPLAKAVAAEEVFRGIAICGSGVGACVAANKVSGVRAALITDYFSAHQGVEDDDMNLICLGGRVTGYASAEELVLTFLNAKFIGAERHLRRLNKIQNLE; encoded by the coding sequence ATGTCCAACGAAACGCTTAAAATAGGAATTTGTGCTGACCACGGCGGTTTCGAGCTTAAAGAAAGAATAATTTCTTTTTTAAAGGATAATAATTTCCAACCCGTTGATTTTGGCGCAAAGGAACTAGATAATGCTGATGATTTTCCTGATTATGTAATTCCACTTGCGAAAGCTGTTGCAGCCGAAGAAGTTTTCCGCGGAATTGCAATTTGCGGAAGTGGAGTCGGAGCCTGTGTTGCCGCAAACAAGGTTTCTGGCGTAAGAGCAGCATTAATTACCGATTATTTTTCTGCGCATCAAGGTGTGGAAGATGATGACATGAATTTGATCTGTCTTGGTGGTCGAGTAACGGGATACGCAAGTGCGGAGGAATTAGTTCTGACATTTCTAAATGCCAAATTTATCGGAGCAGAAAGACATTTGCGGCGACTCAATAAAATTCAAAATTTGGAATAG